The Mangrovivirga cuniculi genomic sequence ATTCGAAAGCCGGCTAAACCATAAACTTTGCTGAAAGTTCTAGAAACGATAACATTTTTATCCTCCTTAACTAATTCTACCATGGAAGGATAATTTTCTTCTTCGATAAAATCATAATAGGCCTCATCAGAAAAGATTATGGTGTCTTCAGAAACTTCTTCACAAAACTGTCTCAATTTCCCTGAAGGCAAAAGAGTAGAAGTAGGATTATTAGGATTACATAGAAAGATCAGATTTGTACGAGGATTAATTCTTTTTTTCATTTGATCCAGATCAATACCCATGTCCTGATCTACATCAACCCAGTTAATCCTGCCTCCGAATAATTTGGAATAATCCATCATTGCCAGAAATGTGGGCTTAGGAGCTAAAATTTCGCCACCATACATTCCATAAATAGCTCCGGTAGCTTTTAATCCCTCAGTAGAACCACCTGTAATAACCAAATGATCCGGAGTCACTCCTTCTTTCTCTGCAATTTTCTCATTTAAATTTTTTATATAAGCCCATGGATATCGGCAACCATCGTCAAAAGAATTAACAACTGCTTTGCGAACTGCTTTTGATGGACCATAAGCATTTTCGTTTGAACTTAACCTAATTAATCTTTCTGAATTAAGGCTATCTGCAATATTTCCTTGTGATGTTTCGTTACCCAGGGCTGGGAATTGTCCAAGAAAGGCTGCAGCTCCCAGAAGGCTTGAGCTTTTAAGCCAATCACGTCTGTTTAATTTGCTCATAAGAATAAATGAAAGTTATTCTTATAAGTTAATTATTAATAAAATTTAAAAAAAATAAATTCTTATCAGGTTTAAACTATTTCTATTTGATACTTATCCAGCAGTCCAGGCAAGCCGATTAAAGAAAATTTACATCCCTGAATCTTATTTTTATCCGGATCGATTGAATAGCCTGCAGCTGTCGAGAAATCTGAATTGGTAAGATCGCAATTTTCAAAGATCGCACCATTTAATTTACAGTTTACAAAGCTGCTTTCAACGAGACGGGAATCCGTAAAATCCACTTCACTAAGATCACATTCTGTCAATTCAAAATTTTCCAGGGACAAGGCATAAAAAGAGGAAAGGTTTAGCTGAGACTTTTCAAATTTCATTGAAAGAAGAAAAGGATTACAGTAATCAAACCTGACCCCTAACATTTTGCAACCTTTAAAAAGAACATTTTGAAAGGAGGTATTGCCTGTATTAATATTACTGAGATCGGTATCTATAAATTCGCAGTCAATAAACTTATAATCCTTCAAATTTTGTTTAGCTAAATTACAATTTGTGAAAATACAGTTTTCATATTCTCCGATTTCAATATCGTCTTTACCTAAAATATCTTCTCCTTCGATGTATTTCATATTCTAAATTTAGCAGGTCTTGGAAAATACAGTCCTGCTCTTCTTTATTATTCTTTATATATAACCCATTCATTTCCATGGTGAATGATAACCTAATAAATTGATCTCCCAGAACTAGACTTGTTATTGTCCTTCAAGCACACCAAAAAACTTTTCAAGTTGTGATTTAACCTTTCCTGATGAAATCAAGATTAGATAATCACCAGCTTTAACCAAATGGTTATTGTCTGGGTTTTTAATTAGATCCTTACCAGAAACCATACCTATAGTGACGGCATTGAATCGTTCTTTGATCTCATAAAAAATCTTCAAATATTCTTTATTTGCAAATTCGTTAGAATCAAGAATCCGATATTGTTGAATATCACTTTCTAAATCACTTTTACTGGAAGACATTAAATCCTCTGTATATTCAGCAACCTGGGGTTCAAAAATATAACTAGCTACAAGTCTTGATGCTACTTCTGCTTGAGGCACAACATAATTTACACCTGCACTCATAAAAGTGTCCTTCAAACTGGCATTTTTACAGGTAGCGATAAATGAAAGATTAGAATATTTTTTCTTAAGATTCAAAATAAAAACTAAAGTATCAGTATCATCTGATAGATTAACAAAAATACTTTTTGCTTTTTCGATATTGACCTTTTTAAAAACATCATAGTTTTGAATATCAGAATATAAAACAAAACATTTATCTGTTTCAAAATTGGATTTGATTAAATCTAATTGTTCTTTACTATCTACGACTATTGCTAACTTCTTTCCAGTATTTAAAATTTGCTGAGCGACAGAGCGCCCGAAATTGTTCCAGCCAATCATAACATAATGACCGGTAAAATCAGTTCCGAAATATCCTTGTTTTTTCTTTTCCATATAGTCATTAATTTTAGCCATTATCTCACCTATAACATATCCAAGAACTCCCACACTACTAATAATAATTAATAAACCAACTATTTTACCTAAAGGAGTTACAGGATATAAATCTCCATATCCAACGGTGGTTAGGGTAACGATAGAGTACCATAAAGCATCTGAAAATGATTTGATATTTGATTCATCTACATTGCTCTCCAGAAGTGTTAGTACACCTACAACAATAAAATAAATAAAAAGAGCAAGGAGAACGTAGAACCATCTTTTCATATTAGCTGATTATTGAAAGTATTGTCAGGAAAACACCTCTTAAATAAGAAGTTAACCCTGAATTTAATTTTGGTTGAATATAAAGCGTTAAGCTAATTAATGATCTGGGATAAACAAATTCTAATGTTGAAATTCTTTTTTAAGAAAGAAGAAAGAACACAGAGTGAGAGTGAATGAAGGTAGGAGAACAGAGGACGAAGAGTAGAGAACATAGAGCGAAGAGTGGAGAGGTAGTAATCGTTGTAGGGATCGGGCATAAAAAAAGCCTCACCGGAATCCGATGAGGCATTGATAATAAAATGGCGATGACCTACTCTCCCACATTTAACTGCAGTACCATCAGCGCTGAGGGGCTTAACTTCTTTGTTCGAAATGGGGAAAGGTGATCCCCCTCGCTATCTTCACCATAAACTCTTTGTTGACGCGTTTGTCAACCTAATATCTTTTGACATATCAAACACACAAGTAAACTTCAGATTTAAAATAATCATAAGTACATTAAGATTGGATCCTTAGGAGATCCCTGGAAAGTTACAGGTAATTAGTACTGCTCGGCTATGCTATCTCTAACTTTACACCTGCAGCCTATCAACGTCATCGTCTCTGACGTCCTTTAAAAGAAGCCTCATCTTGAGGGGAGTTTCGCGCTTAGATGCTTTCAGCGCTTATCTCTTCCGAACATAGCTACTCGGCACTGCAGCTGGCGCCACAACCGATACACCAGAGGTTCGTCCAACCCGGTCCTCTCGTACTAAGGTCAGGTCCTCTCAAGCTTCTAACGCCCACAGTAGATAGGGACCGAACTGTCTCACGACGTTCTGAACCCAGCTCGCGTGCCACTTTAATGGGCGAACAGCCCAACCCTTGGGACCTTCTCCAGCCCCAGGATGTGACGAGCCGACATCGAGGTGCCAAACCTCCCCGTCGATGTGAGCTCTTGGGGAGATCAGCCTGTTATCCCCAGAGTACCTTTTATCCTTTGAGCGATGGCCCTTCCATGCGGAACCACCGGATCACTATACCCAACTTTCGTTCCTGATCGACTTGTAGGTCTCACAGTCAAGCACCCTTATGCTATTGCGCTCTGCGCACGATTACCAACCGTGCTGAGGGTACCTTTGGAAGCCTCCGATACTTTTTTGGAGGCGACCACCCCAGTCAAACTACCCACCACACACTGTCCCCGTCTAACGGGTTAGATATCACGTAAACAAAGGCCGGTATTTCAACAACGGCTCCACCACGCCTGGCGACGCAGCTTCAAAGCCTCCCGGCTATCCTACACATCGTTTACACAATACCAATGTGAAGCTATAGTAAAGGTTCATGGGGTCTTTCCGTCCCACTGCGGGTAAACGGCATCTTCACCGTTACTACAATTTCACCGAGCTCGTGGCCGAGACAGTGCCCAGATCGTTACACCATTCGTGCAGGTCGGAACTTACCCGACAAGGAATTTCGCTACCTTAGGACCGTTATAGTTACGGCCGCCGTTTACCGGGGCTTCAGTTCAACGCTTCGCCGAAGCTAACGTCCCCCTTAACCTTCCGGCACCGGGCAGGTGTCAGGCCCTATACTTAACCTTTCGGTGTCGCAGAGCCATGTGTTTTTGTTAAACAGTCGCCTGGGCCTCTTCACTGCGGCTTCTCACCCGAAGGTGAGGAAGCACCCCTTCTCCCGAAGTTACAGGGTCATTTTGCCTAGTTCCTTAGCCACGAATCACTCGAGCACCTTAGGATACTCTCCTCAGCTACCTGTGTCGGTTTACGGTACAGGCTGCGTATACATATGCTTAGAGGTTTTTCTTGGAAGTCTGATTACGGTCACTATCTGCGCTCCCGAAGGATTGCAGTACTATCACATTCAGCTATCGGTGCGGATTTGCCTACACCAACATTACCTACATGCTTTAACGTGCTATTCCGTCAGCACGCGGACCTGTCACTACTCCGTCTCCCCATCACTCTATACGCAGGTATCGGAATATTAACCGATTTGCCATCGACTACCCCTCTCGGGTTCGCCTTAGGTCCTGACTAACCCATGGCTGATTAGCATTGCCATGGAATCCTTAGCTTTGCGGTGGACGGGTTTCTCGCCCGTCTTATCGTTACTTATGCCTACATTTGCTTTTCTATCCGCTCCAGCATGACTCACATCACACCTTCACCGCCAATAGAATGCTCCCCTACCATCCGTCAGTTGACGGATCCCGAGCTTCGGTAGTATACTTTATGCCCGATTATTATCGATGCCCTATCGCTCGACCAGTGAGCTGTTACGCACTCTTTAAAGGAATAGCTGCTTCCAAGCTAACCTCCTGGCTGTCTAAGCAATCGGACTACCTTAGTTCAACTTAGTATACATTTTGGGACCTTAGCTGCGGATCTGGGTTCTTTCCCTCTCGGATTAGGACCTTAGCACCCTAACCCTCACTGCAAGTGAGCATCTGACAGCATTCGGAGTTCATCAGGATTTGGTAGGATTTGACTCCCCCTAGTCCTATTGGTAGCTCTACCTCTGTCAGACTCCACTCACGCTGTTCCTAAAAACATTTCGGGGAGTACGAGCTATTTCCCAGTTTGATTGGCCTTTCACCCCTACCCACACCTCATCCGAAAACTTTTCAACGTTTACCGGTTCGGGCCTCCATTCCGTTTTACCGAAACTTCACCCTGGACATGGGTAGATCACATGGGTTTCGCGTCTACCTCCGCTAACTACTCGCCCTGTTCAGACTCGCTTTCGCTCCGGCTGCGGGCCTTAAACCCTTAACCTTGCTAACGAAGAGTAACTCGTAGGCTCATTATGCAAAAGGCACGCCGTCATCCGTCAGCTGACGGACTCCGACCGCTTGTAAGCGCACGGTTTCAGGTTCTATTTCACCCCGTTATTCACGGTACTTTTCACCTTTCCCTCACGGTACTTGTTCACTATCGGTCTCTCATTCGTATTTAGCCTTACCGGATGGTGCCGGCAGATTCAAACGGGATTTCTCCTGTCCCGCCCTACTCAGGATCCTAACCTCAATCACGCTCTTACCCCTACGGGACTCTCACCCTGTACCGTCATGCTTCCCAACATGTTCGAGTTCAATTGTGATCGATTACGCTAGTCCTACAACCCCGACATAGCCGTAACTAGGTCGGTTTAGGCTCTTCCCCGTTCGCTCGCCACTACTGAGGGAATCATTATTATTTTCTCTTCCTCCGGGTACTTAGATGTTTCAGTTCTCCGGGTTCGCTTCCGTCTTACAACGGATGACTGGTCTTCAACCAGACAGGTTGCCCCATTCGGATATCTTCGGATCAACGCTTATGTGCAACTCCCCGAAGCTTTTCGCAGCTTATCACGTCCTTCATCGCCGATGAGAGCCACAGGCATCCCCCGTGCGCCCTTAATACTTTCTCAAGTATCCTAACGTACTTATGATTCTACTTTGTAATCTTATTTTACTCTGTGTCCAATATGTCAAAGAACTCTTCTTCCCAGTCTACCAACCTCGCCTTATATAACGTTCGGCTCGAACTTTACCAGCAGGTTGCTGAGATGAGTGATCCTGATAAATCGCTCTATCAGGATCAGGTAATATCTTTTAAATCTCACCTGACGTTTCAGGTAAATGGTGGAGGATATCGGAGTCGAACCGATGACCTTCCCGATGAAGTCGGGACGCTATAGCCATCTGAGCTAATCCAATTGATCTCCTCAATATCTTTTATACCTGACGTTTCAGGTAAATGGTGGAGGATATCGGAGTCGAACCGATGACCTCCTGCGTGCAAGGCAGGCGCTCTAGCCAGCTGAGCTAATCCCCGGTAAATCAGTGTTGAGTGCGGAGTGTGAGTGTAGAGATCCTCAGAACTCACTCTCTGATCTCTCAACTGTTTTTTGTGGGCCTGCGTGGACTCGAACCACGGACCTCTACATTATCAGTGTAGCGCTCTAACCACCTGAGCTACAGGCCCAGCTTTTATCCTTACAGGACTTATTTCAATATTTTTGAATAAATGCAGAATAGCAAACCATTTTAGAGTCTGAATACTCCAGAAAGGAGGTGTTCCAGCCACACCTTCCGGTACGGCTACCTTGTTACGACTTAGCCCTAGTCACCGGTTTAACCCTAAACAGCGCCTTGCGGCAACCGTCTTCAGGTCCTCCCGACTCCCATGGCTTGACGGGCGGTGTGTACAAGGTCCGGGAACGTATTCACCGCGCCATTGCTGATGCGCGATTACTAGCGATTCCAACTTCATGTGGTCGAGTTGCAGACCACAATCCGAACTGAGATGCACTTTTCGAGATTGGCTTGCTGTTACCAGCTTGCTACCCGCTGTATGCACCATTGTAGCACGTGTGTAGCCCTGGGCGTAAGGGCCATGATGACTTGACGTCGTCCCCACCTTCCTCTCCGCTTGCGCGGGCAGTCCACCTAGAGTCCCCACCATTACGTGCTGGCAACTAAGTGTAGGGGTTGCGCTCGTTGCGGGACTTAACCCAACACCTCACGGCACGAGCTGACGACAGCCATGCAGCACCTTGATACAAGCCCGAAGGAGGGATCATCTCTGATCCTGTCCTGTACCATTCGAGCCCAGGTAAGGTTCCTCGCGTATCATCGAATTAAACCACATGCTCCACCGCTTGTGCGGACCCCCGTCAATTCCTTTGAGTTTCACTCTTGCGAGCGTACTCCCCAGGTGGATTACTTATCGCTTTCGCTTGGGCTCTGACATTTTAATATGCCAAAACCGAGTAATCATCGTTTACAGCGTGGACTACCAGGGTATCTAATCCTGTTCGCTCCCCACGCTTTCGTGCCTCAGCGTCAGTTATATCTTAGTAAGCTGCCTACGCTATCGGTGTTCTTTATGGTATCTATGCATTTCACCGCTACACCATAAATTCCGCCTACCTCAAATATACTCAAGCTCCACAGTTTCAATGGCACGACTACAGTTGAGCTGTAGCTTTTCACCACTGACTTATAAAGCCGCCTACGCACCCTTTAAACCCAATAAATCCGGACAACGCTTGCACCCTCCGTATTACCGCGGCTGCTGGCACGGAGTTAGCCGGTGCTTATTCCTACGGTACCGTCAATGCCCTACGCATAGGTCTTTTCTTCCCGTAGAAAAGCAGTTTACAACCCATAAGGCCGTCTTCCTGCACGCGGCATGGCTGGTTCAGGCTCTCGCCCATTGACCAATATTCCCTACTGCTGCCTCCCGTAGGAGTCTGGTCCGTGTCTCAGTACCAGTGTGGGGGATCATCCTCTCAGACCCCCTACCCATCATCGTCTTGGTGAGCCGTTACCTCACCAACTAACTAATGGGACGCATGCCCATCCTGTACCACCGAAGTTTTAAATATCAGACGATGCCATCCGATAGTACCATGGGGTATTAATCCGGGTTTCCCCGGGCTATCCCCCTGTACAGGGTAAGTTGCATACGCGTTACGCACCCGTGCGCCGGTCGCCATCTCACCGAAGTGAATGCTGCCCCTCGACTTGCATGTATTAGGCCTGCCGCTAGCGTTCATCCTGAGCCAGGATCAAACTCTCCATTGTAATTATTCTTAAATGTTTGTTGTATCCCAGGCCCTAAAAATTGACTTAAGGAAATTCCTTAAGCGGTTTGCTATCTTGCCTACATCTATTCAAAGAACTTTTTCGCCTTTATAATCCGAACTTACTCCGAACCCTTAGCGATCGTGAATACTTAACTTTTTTAAGCATCCTTTCCCGTTTTGGGAGTGCAAAATTGAAACATATTTCTCAATTCCACACAACTTTTTGCAAGTTTATTTTTTCTTTCTTCTCAAGCCCTGAAAATCAGTTTTTTATGCCAATCTCCCCGCTCCATAAACTCGTCATCACCACTTCAATCTTACGCCCTCTTCCACCGTCTGTTTCCGAAAGGGATTGCAAAGGTAAACACTTTTTTAATAATTGCAATAGCACCAATTGGAAAAAATAATCTCTACACCCCTAACTCGCTCAACACCACAACAATAATTTATTAAATAAGAAAGCCGGCCTTTCCCGAGGCCGGCTTTCCTAATCTTTATATTGAAGTTGCTTATTCCTCAACTTCTATTTTCAAGTGTAATTCGTGTAACTGATCACGATCGATAGTTGCCGGACTGTCAATCATGATATCTCTTCCAGAATTATTTTTTGGGAATGCAATAAAGTCTCTGATCGACTCTGCTCCTCCAAACAAAGCACACAATCTATCAAATCCAAATGCAATTCCTCCATGTGGTGGTGCGCCATATTCAAATGCTTCCATTAGGAATCCAAACTGTTTTTTAGCCTCTTCCTTAGTAAAGCCTAAATGATCGAACATTAATGATTGCGTCTTCTGATCGTGAATACGTATAGATCCTCCACCTATTTCAACTCCGTTAATTACCAGGTCATATGCATTTGCCCTCACTGCTCCCGGATCTGTATCTAATTTTGAGATATCTTCTGCTTTCGGAGAAGTGAAAGGGTGGTGCATCGCATGATATCTTTCTGATTCTTCATCCCACTCTAATAAAGGAAAGTCAACCACCCATAGTGGAGCAAACACTTTATTATCTCTAAGGCCAAGACGTTTACCCATTTCCAGTCTCAACTCATTTAATTGTTTTCTTACCGTATTAGTATCTCCGGAAAGAATCAACAATAAATCACCAGCGGAAGCATTCATTTTTTCAGCCCATCCTTTCAGGTCATCCTGGCTAAAGAATTTATCTACTGAAGATTTAAACGATCCGTCTTCATTACATTTTACATATACTAATCCTTTCGCACCTATCTGTGGACGTTGAACCCATTTGGTCAACTCATCAACTTGTTTTCTGGAATAGTCCCCACAACCCTCTGCAACAATTCCAACTACAAGCTCTGCACTATCAAAAACTTTGAATCCTTTATTCTGGGCTACTTCGTTCAATTCAACAAACTTCATATCGAACCTTGTATCCGGTTTGTCAGAACCATAATACTTCATCGCTTCTGAATATGGCATGCGTTTAAAATCTTCCACATCCACATTAAGCACCTCTTTGAAAAGAGATTTTGTCATTCCCTCGAAGGTATCAAGAATATCTTCCTGTTCTACAAATGCCATTTCGCAGTCTATTTGAGTAAACTCCGGCTGGCGATCTGCTCTCAGGTCCTCATCTCTAAAACATTTTACAATCTGAAAGTATCTGTCATAACCTGAAACCATCAGCAACTGCTTGAAAGTTTGAGGTGACTGAGGAAGTGCATAAAACTCTCCGGCATTCATTCTTGAAGGCACAACAAAATCTCGTGCTCCCTCAGGAGTAGATTTTATTAATACAGGGGTTTCCACTTCTAAAAAGTCCTGACCATCAAGATAGCGGCGTGTAGCCTGGGCCAACTTGTGTCTTAAAACAAGATTTTTTCTAACTACGTTTCTTCTTAAATCAAGGTAGCGGTATTTCATTCTCAATTCCTCACCTCCATCAGTATCATCCTCAATAGTAAATGGAGGAACTTTGGAGGAATTAAGTATTTCTATGTCTTCAACGAACACTTCAACATCACCGGTTGGGATCTTGTCATTTTTAGAATAACGTTCTTTTACTTCTCCTTTTGCATTTATAACAAACTCCCGTCCCATTTCGCGAACCTTCTCAATAACTTCAGAATTAGTTTCGCCTTCCTGGAAGATCAATTGTGTAATACCATATCGATCGCGAAGATCAATCCAGATCATTCCTCCTTTATCACGAATTCTCTGTACCCATCCACTTAATTCAACCTTCTGTCCGGTATGTTCAATGCGCAATTCACCGCAAGTATGTGTTCGTAACATTTCAACTTTATTTTTATATTGGCTACAAATTTATAAAAGGAAATGACAAAATCTCCAATGGTTTTTAATTTCAGCTACAAACAAGTAAAATATATCATAGATTTGCAGTGTATTTTTCTCGTATATAAGAAATAAGAGAAAATATCGTTTAAATGCCTGAATAACTTTATAAAGAATGAAGAATCAATTTTTTGCCCTTATATTATTTTTCTTTTCTGTAGCTATAAGCTTCGCACAGGAAGGACTTAGCCTGGAAAAAGCTACAGTTAGTGAAAGCTTTCAGATAAAAATCCCTGAAGGTTTTACAAAAATGACTGACGATGAACTCTATGCAAAATACAGATCTGCAGATCCTGCAGCATTTGCATATATCAGTGCTGACAAACAATCTGAATTCATTATTAATAAATCAGAAACTCCATGGCCAGAAGAGGATATTGAATTATTATATGGCTTTTACAAAGCAACTATCTACGACCTTTTTGACGAAATAAATATTCTGAAGGAAGAGATAATTGACCTTGAAGGGAAAAAAGTCGCCGTTCTTGAAATGGAAACAGTGGTTTATCCACCGAAAAATTCGATGATCCCTCGTCCGACTATCCGAAAATACAACTACATACAATACCTTATTCATGATGGTAAATTATGGATCATGAGTTTTTCTTCACCTCAGGGAGCAAAGCAAAACTGGAAAGAGATCATTGAAATAAGTATGGAAAGCATAAAACTCAAAAAGCCAAAACAAAAATAATATGGGGCTAAGCGTACATTCGGATGAGCATTTCATGAAAGAGGCTTTAAAGCAGGCACAAATTGCTTACGAAGAAGGAGAAATCCCTGTCGGAGCTGTCATTGTTTGTAACAACAGAATTATTGCCAGAGCATACAATCAAACAGAAATACTCACCGATGTTACAGCCCATGCAGAAATGATCGCAATTACCTCGGCAGCCGAAAATCTTGGAGGAAAATATCTTACTGATTGCCGATTATTTGTCACTCTTGAGCCTTGTACAATGTGTGCAGGAGCATTGGCCTGGTCGCAAATCAGTGAAATTGTCTATGGTGCTCCCGATCTGCAGCGAGGGTTTCGTCGTTTAAACCCTTCACCCCTCCATCCAAAAACGAAAATTAAATTCGGTGTATTAGAAACCGAATGCAAATCTCTCATTCAGGATTTTTTTTCAGATCTGAGAAAATAGCGTCCATAAACAGGATTGGTTTATAAAAAAACAGTTAATTTTATAACACACATGCCAAACCACCCGGCATTCGCCTTGACCGTATTATAAAATCAATGTAACATTACATTGAATAAACAGTTTATATTATTATAAATAGTATTTGTTTAACCAATAATAAACCACGATTAATTATGGCATTCGAATTACCAAGTTTACCGTATGAATATGATGCGTTAGAACCAAATATTGACGCTCAAACTATGGAGATCCATCACTCCAAACACCATGCGGGATATACAAAAAAATTGAACGGAGCTGTGGAAGGTTCTGATATGGAAGGCAAAAGTATCGAAGACCTTTTAAAAAATCATTCAGATAACACAGCAGTAAGAAATAATGGTGGTGGTTTTTACAATCACAACCTATTCTGGGAAGTAATGAGTCCTAATGGCGGCGGCCAACCTTCCGGAGAGCTAGGGGATGCAATCAATGATGCTTACGGATCATACGACAAGTTCAAAGAGGAATTCTCTAGTGCAGCAGCTGGAAGATTCGGATCTGGATGGGCATGGCTTTGCGTTCACCCGGGTGGAAAAGTTGAGATCTGCTCTTCTCCAAACCAGGACAATCCATTAATGCCAGGAGTAGGATGTGGTGGATTCCCAATTTTAGGTCTGGATGTATGGGAACATGCTTACTACCTGAAATATCAAAATAAACGCCCAGACTATATTTCTAATTTCTTTAACATTATTAACTGGGACAAAGTAGCAGAACTTTACGCTGCTAATAAATAATATTATTTTAAACAGGTGAACAACGAAAAAGGCCGGAGTTAATTCCGGCCTTTTTCATTTATCTATACATGTGATCAATCAATATCTATATCCGGATCAATATCAATCATATCGTTTAATATTTTCTGATACTTCTTCTGATGTTGAGGTTTGATCTTCTTACCATTTACTTTTATCTCTTCATCATCTCTGACCTCTATTGTAGTTAGTTCATCTTTAGAATTTAAATACCCATCTTTTATAAGCTCTGCTTTAAGCCTGGCATTTCTTTCTTCCATCTCTTTTTCGAACTCTTCCATTTCAATTTTAAGCTCAGCCATCTCTCTTTTTAGTTCTCTTTGAGCTTTCTCTAACTCACGCTTTACATCTCTGTTAATTTTTTCCTGGTCGATCTCCACTTTGATCTCTTCCATCTCTCTTCTAATCTCCTCTTTTGCCTGGATTATTTCTTCTCTGGCCTGCTCCAGTTCCTGTCTCATTTGAGCTTTTTCTTCAGGAGTTAACATTGAGTCATTTTCAAAAGTAAAATCAAAATTCATTTTACTTAAATCCAGACTTTCCATTGCTATTTTCAAGCTCTTTTGAATATGCTCCTGGTCTATCTGTGCATCAGCCATGATTTTCTCAAAGTCAATGTTTTTCATGCTTGAGTAAGCGGCTTCCATAGAGCGCTTCACATTTTCAGAGATATCATTAGCATTGACAATTACAACCTTTTCGTTGTCGCCACTTCTGAATATATATTTCACTCCCTCCTCAGAACTTGGTATTGTATCAGGACTTACAAAATATACCTTATCACCTTGCTTATAAACCCGTGCAACATCATATATTCTAAATTTCCGCGGCTTAACTGGTGAGGTTAATGTTACCTCAGAAATCGCTTCAGGCGATTCTGGTTGCTCTGAAGGCTCTACCGGTTGAACAGGCACGATTTCTTTAACAGGCGAAGGATTTTCAGGCACCTCGGGTACTTGAGCCACCTCAGCCTCTTCAGGAAATTCTATTATTTTATTCTCCTTCGTAGTATCGAGCAATTCACTCATCTTTTGC encodes the following:
- a CDS encoding potassium channel family protein — encoded protein: MKRWFYVLLALFIYFIVVGVLTLLESNVDESNIKSFSDALWYSIVTLTTVGYGDLYPVTPLGKIVGLLIIISSVGVLGYVIGEIMAKINDYMEKKKQGYFGTDFTGHYVMIGWNNFGRSVAQQILNTGKKLAIVVDSKEQLDLIKSNFETDKCFVLYSDIQNYDVFKKVNIEKAKSIFVNLSDDTDTLVFILNLKKKYSNLSFIATCKNASLKDTFMSAGVNYVVPQAEVASRLVASYIFEPQVAEYTEDLMSSSKSDLESDIQQYRILDSNEFANKEYLKIFYEIKERFNAVTIGMVSGKDLIKNPDNNHLVKAGDYLILISSGKVKSQLEKFFGVLEGQ
- a CDS encoding nucleoside deaminase; translation: MGLSVHSDEHFMKEALKQAQIAYEEGEIPVGAVIVCNNRIIARAYNQTEILTDVTAHAEMIAITSAAENLGGKYLTDCRLFVTLEPCTMCAGALAWSQISEIVYGAPDLQRGFRRLNPSPLHPKTKIKFGVLETECKSLIQDFFSDLRK
- a CDS encoding pyridoxal phosphate-dependent aminotransferase, with translation MSKLNRRDWLKSSSLLGAAAFLGQFPALGNETSQGNIADSLNSERLIRLSSNENAYGPSKAVRKAVVNSFDDGCRYPWAYIKNLNEKIAEKEGVTPDHLVITGGSTEGLKATGAIYGMYGGEILAPKPTFLAMMDYSKLFGGRINWVDVDQDMGIDLDQMKKRINPRTNLIFLCNPNNPTSTLLPSGKLRQFCEEVSEDTIIFSDEAYYDFIEEENYPSMVELVKEDKNVIVSRTFSKVYGLAGFRIGYLIARPDIASRLRNHLMAFTNVPAIKAAEAALEDKDFYKLSLDKNREAKTLIYKTLDELGLEYVNSHTNFVFFKSGKHIDDLGKHFHEKGMLIGRPFPPFYDWCRISTGKIEDTKRFCDELKTVLG
- a CDS encoding superoxide dismutase is translated as MAFELPSLPYEYDALEPNIDAQTMEIHHSKHHAGYTKKLNGAVEGSDMEGKSIEDLLKNHSDNTAVRNNGGGFYNHNLFWEVMSPNGGGQPSGELGDAINDAYGSYDKFKEEFSSAAAGRFGSGWAWLCVHPGGKVEICSSPNQDNPLMPGVGCGGFPILGLDVWEHAYYLKYQNKRPDYISNFFNIINWDKVAELYAANK
- the aspS gene encoding aspartate--tRNA ligase gives rise to the protein MLRTHTCGELRIEHTGQKVELSGWVQRIRDKGGMIWIDLRDRYGITQLIFQEGETNSEVIEKVREMGREFVINAKGEVKERYSKNDKIPTGDVEVFVEDIEILNSSKVPPFTIEDDTDGGEELRMKYRYLDLRRNVVRKNLVLRHKLAQATRRYLDGQDFLEVETPVLIKSTPEGARDFVVPSRMNAGEFYALPQSPQTFKQLLMVSGYDRYFQIVKCFRDEDLRADRQPEFTQIDCEMAFVEQEDILDTFEGMTKSLFKEVLNVDVEDFKRMPYSEAMKYYGSDKPDTRFDMKFVELNEVAQNKGFKVFDSAELVVGIVAEGCGDYSRKQVDELTKWVQRPQIGAKGLVYVKCNEDGSFKSSVDKFFSQDDLKGWAEKMNASAGDLLLILSGDTNTVRKQLNELRLEMGKRLGLRDNKVFAPLWVVDFPLLEWDEESERYHAMHHPFTSPKAEDISKLDTDPGAVRANAYDLVINGVEIGGGSIRIHDQKTQSLMFDHLGFTKEEAKKQFGFLMEAFEYGAPPHGGIAFGFDRLCALFGGAESIRDFIAFPKNNSGRDIMIDSPATIDRDQLHELHLKIEVEE
- a CDS encoding pentapeptide repeat-containing protein — its product is MKYIEGEDILGKDDIEIGEYENCIFTNCNLAKQNLKDYKFIDCEFIDTDLSNINTGNTSFQNVLFKGCKMLGVRFDYCNPFLLSMKFEKSQLNLSSFYALSLENFELTECDLSEVDFTDSRLVESSFVNCKLNGAIFENCDLTNSDFSTAAGYSIDPDKNKIQGCKFSLIGLPGLLDKYQIEIV